The genomic interval GATACGAGTGGATGACAGCGCCATATGACTGACACTTACATTACGACCTGCAAACAACAAATTGGAAATGTTTTTCGAATACAAACTTCTAAAGGGTACTTCATATATTTGTTTAAAGTTCGAATGAAAGAAACTCGCGGGTTCGTCCAAATTTTCAATTCCACCCGGACAATGCTCGTCCAAAGACCAACCGCCAAAAGCGACTGCGTCCGGAAAATGTTTGTATTCTTCCAAATCTTTTTGATTTAAGATATAGTCCCCCATAAAACGACGTGATTCTCTACGGCCAGGTAAAGACCCCACCCAGTCCAAAGCAATATTTTTGGATTCTGGAAAATCTCCCGAATTCTTGATATGATCCCAAACCCCATAAAAATATCCCATCAATTTATGACGATTTTCTTCACGAGTATCAATAATATCGATATTACTGCCGACTTCAATCCACCAATAGCCTTCTTTGACATTCTTTATTTTTCGATGCTTGTCCTTAAATGCTTTTTTAGCATCAAAAGGCAACATGTATGATGGCGGATAAAAAGGCACTGGTTTCCCCATATCTTTTGTACTCATCATAATACAATCTCCCATCACCCAATTGTCTGGTTGGTCTGGTGCGAAAGATTCACCAAACTCGGCTTTGCCTTCACGTCCCGTACGGAATTCTGCTCCAGCCATTGCCGCCATCAATCCGTCACCAGAGCAATCGCAAAACATTTTGCCTTCCAAGGTATATTCTGTTTCGCTGGTTAATTGCCAACAAATTACTTTTTTTATTTCGTCACCACTCATTTCCACGTCTACCGCTTGAGTGTTCAACATCAAAGTCAAATTGGGCTGACGAACGACAAAATCATATAAAACGTGATCCCACACATGATAGGATTCTTGTGAGTTGTAATATAAATTTTCGATCATGATCTCCTCAATGATTCCCGTTTCTCGGTCAACTTTAAACTTATTTTGTAAACTCTGAACGCCATTTACGGTCACACGAACTTCACTCGAAGCGTTTCCTCCCAAAACGGGTCTATCTTGCACCAACACCGTTTTTGCACCTGTTCTTGCCGCTGCCACTGCGGCCGATATTCCTGCCATTCCAGCTCCTACCACCACGACATCGTAGCTCATGTTTTTTTTCTTTTTGGTAGGGCGTTTTATTTTTTTATTAGATTCATCCAAGTCAAATAACTGTATGTCTTCTACTTTAATAGGAGCCGCACTGATATCGCCAAATAATGGCAAAAAACTTGCTGCAATCGCTCCCTTAACTCCGGTTTGAAAAAACTTTCTGCGTTCCATAATTTCGTAATAGTTTTGGTTTTGGTTCTTGTAAAGCTAATCACTCACTCTAGAACTTTTATAGTTAGACGTAAATCAATTGTATTCACGGGTTCATATTTGTTGCAATTTTCTTAAAAAACCACC from Flavobacterium ovatum carries:
- a CDS encoding FAD-dependent oxidoreductase, with product MERRKFFQTGVKGAIAASFLPLFGDISAAPIKVEDIQLFDLDESNKKIKRPTKKKKNMSYDVVVVGAGMAGISAAVAAARTGAKTVLVQDRPVLGGNASSEVRVTVNGVQSLQNKFKVDRETGIIEEIMIENLYYNSQESYHVWDHVLYDFVVRQPNLTLMLNTQAVDVEMSGDEIKKVICWQLTSETEYTLEGKMFCDCSGDGLMAAMAGAEFRTGREGKAEFGESFAPDQPDNWVMGDCIMMSTKDMGKPVPFYPPSYMLPFDAKKAFKDKHRKIKNVKEGYWWIEVGSNIDIIDTREENRHKLMGYFYGVWDHIKNSGDFPESKNIALDWVGSLPGRRESRRFMGDYILNQKDLEEYKHFPDAVAFGGWSLDEHCPGGIENLDEPASFFHSNFKQIYEVPFRSLYSKNISNLLFAGRNVSVSHMALSSTRIISTCAMMGQAVGTASVLCINKGITPRKLATNHITELQEQLLRDDSYFPNRPANDLYDWAKKASLIFASSTTSGDAKLLLDGVGRDEVEKIHHWQSDGLNAELQLEWDSPIKLTKVEMKFDTNLQRRIMMHKNPDKATELGQVSGVPPELIKNFTVEARVSGKWVEVAKVTNNKTRLVKTQFPEVSTTAVRLKLADTHGAKNVKMFEIRCYS